From the Brachyspira suanatina genome, the window TCCATCATATCTAGAATTAAACCTAAATTATAATCACACATTGAAATCAATGCTTTATAATGTTCTATACAATGTTCAATTTCTTCTTTAGTTTGTGAAGCATCGCCTCTAGGCCAATCAAAATGTTTTCCATTATAGTTTTTATTTATAAACATTTCTACATATGAATCAGGTATATAAAAAGGTTCATGCGGGTCAAAGGTTTCTATTTGCAACAACCAATTATCAGAATTATGATTTTTTTCTATGAAGTCTCTTCCCAATTTAAATGTTTTATTTTGAGGAAAATCTTCAAAATTTTTAATGTATTTTCTATTTACCCAATCATATCTCCAAAGAGCAGATTCTTTATCAGCATCATTGCTTTTAGGAACCATAACAGTTTCAGGTATGTCTGGTCTTTTTACCTCTCCCTTCCAATGATCTCCTTCTTGTCCTCTTACCATTTCAAAACTGCTGTATCTTGTATGGAAAGTAGCTCCTCCATCTTCAAAATAATGCAAATGGTCGCTTATTAAATGAGTGTATATACCATTATTTTTTAAAATTTCAGGCATAGAATCATCAAATGGTTCTATAGGTCCCCATTCTCTATGCAAGAAGTTATGTCTTCCTGTATGAAGTTCTCTTCTAGCTGGAATACATGGCATTGATCCTATATATGAATTTGAAAATTTTATTGCTTTTTTAGCTAGTCTGTTGAAGTTTGGCGTATCAATTTTTGAATCTTTATTATACGTCTGCAAAAATTTTTTATTCAAACTGTCAAAAAAAATTATTATAGCTTTCATATAAAACCTTTATTTATATTTTATTTAAATCAGCTTTTAGCATCAGGATATTTTTCAAGAACTATTTTCTCTATATCTTTTGCTATAGTTTTACCATCCATTATATTAACTATTTCTAGCACATCTTTATCAGAGTATGATTTTAAATCTACTCCTTCAGCTAATTTTTTTGATATGCATATAATATCAGACCAGTCTTTAAATTGACTCATTTCACCTACAGAAGTATGTTTTAATTCTGAGGATATAGAACATGCATTTAGAGCTTTTTTTACAACAGTTTCTGATATAGCACTGCTTCCAACTCCATAACCGCATACAAATAAAATATTTATTTTGTTTTTCATATTTACTCCTTTTTGTTATTTAAATAAATTTTTTAATTTATAAAACTTCCTATTAATTTAATTCCTTCAGTAATTAAAGGCCATACAGTAGCAAAATCAAACATACCGCTCCAACCAACTCCGCTAGGATATGCCATAAGTTTGATAGCCCACACTGTACCAAAAGTTTGTATCATACCTAAAAGAATAGAACAAACTATAATTGATTTTATTCCGCCGTATTTATTTGCAACAACTCCGATAGGACCGCCTGAGAAAAATAAAGGTACAAATCCTGGAAGAACCATTATAGGACTTTTTATAACTAATAGTATTATCATAGATATTATAGTTCCTATAGTAGTGAATATAAATCCTAAAGTAGCGGCATTTGGAGAAAAAGGTAATATTGCCGCAACGTCTATAGCAGGTATTGCATTAGGAACTATTTTTTCTTGTATACCTCTGAATGCTGAAGTTAATTCTCCAACCATCATTCTAACACCTGTTAAAAGTATAACCATATTCATAGAGAAATTAATTCCTATCATTATTATATATATAAACCAATTAGTGCCTTTAGAAATTTTTTCTATACCATCTATTCCAAGAGGTATCATAAATGCCCCTACAAATATTATCATTATAACTGCTACAGAAACAACATTATTATTAAATACGCTTAGCCATCCAGGAAGTGTTAATTTTTCAGCATCTTCTTTTTCAGGATCTCCAAATAAATGAGCAAATTTTGAGAAGAACCATATACCAATCTGCTGGTTATGACCAATAGTAAATCCTGATCCTCCAGTTACTTTTTCAACAGCATCAAATGCTATAGTTGTAGAATAAGCCCAATATATACCAACTAGTATTCCTGATACAATAGTAGAAAATATACTTCCTTTTCCTAAGTATACTAAAACTAACCATAATATAGCTTGAGAATGAGCTATGCCAGCATTTCCAGTTAAAAATACACCTTTTGCTTTAGTATATTTACCGAAATATACTAATACGATATTTACAATAAATGCTATTAAAAAAACGTATCCAACTAAACCAAAATTAGATCCTAAAGCTTCTTGAGTAGCTGATTTCATGGCATAAGAATCCATTATATAACCGGATACTCCAAAATTATTATTTATAGCTTCGGTAATAGGTTTGAATAATCCTGTAAATTGGTTTCCTCCAAATATAACTAGGCTAATTCCTACCATAGATGTGATAGTGCCTGTTATTACTTTTACAGGTTTTTCTTTTAATGCTATATATCCAACACATATTAAAGCACCTATCATTATTACAGGAGATGTTAGTAATCCATTAAGAATGTTTTTTAATATTTCCATTTGAAAATGCTCCTTAATTAAATGTATTTTCAGTATAGTAAGTATTATAAATGTTGTCAATCAAAAATGATATTTTTCACATAATTATACTTTTTTAGAATAAAAAATGAAATTAATTGCAGTTTTGTTATTTTTTGAATATACTATATATATGATTAATTTTTGGAGGCATATATGAAAGATGAAAAATTAATTAGATTAATAGAAGTTGGGGAATTATATTATATTAAGAGGTATTCTCAAGTTCAAATATCTGAAATGTTTGGTTATTCTAGGTCTAAAGTATCTAGGATGTTAAAAAAATGTTTGGACTGCGGTATAGTGG encodes:
- a CDS encoding sulfatase, which translates into the protein MKAIIIFFDSLNKKFLQTYNKDSKIDTPNFNRLAKKAIKFSNSYIGSMPCIPARRELHTGRHNFLHREWGPIEPFDDSMPEILKNNGIYTHLISDHLHYFEDGGATFHTRYSSFEMVRGQEGDHWKGEVKRPDIPETVMVPKSNDADKESALWRYDWVNRKYIKNFEDFPQNKTFKLGRDFIEKNHNSDNWLLQIETFDPHEPFYIPDSYVEMFINKNYNGKHFDWPRGDASQTKEEIEHCIEHYKALISMCDYNLGLILDMMDQYDMWKDTLLILGTDHGFLLGEHDKWGKNTMPYYNEIANTPFFIYDPISKLKEKTLDELVQIIDWPVTILNFFGLPVPKDMQGKNILNLIRNNEKLRDEIIFGVFSGHVNICDGKYIYMKSALKNKKDDIYNYTLMPMHMNKRFTVDELKTAELFEGFSFTKGCKVLKIKSKEKYDVAKYGDLLFDIENDPNQLNPIKDETLENKYKKLLIKKMKENDSPKEQYDRIGLSDELNN
- a CDS encoding PTS sugar transporter subunit IIC; the protein is MEILKNILNGLLTSPVIMIGALICVGYIALKEKPVKVITGTITSMVGISLVIFGGNQFTGLFKPITEAINNNFGVSGYIMDSYAMKSATQEALGSNFGLVGYVFLIAFIVNIVLVYFGKYTKAKGVFLTGNAGIAHSQAILWLVLVYLGKGSIFSTIVSGILVGIYWAYSTTIAFDAVEKVTGGSGFTIGHNQQIGIWFFSKFAHLFGDPEKEDAEKLTLPGWLSVFNNNVVSVAVIMIIFVGAFMIPLGIDGIEKISKGTNWFIYIIMIGINFSMNMVILLTGVRMMVGELTSAFRGIQEKIVPNAIPAIDVAAILPFSPNAATLGFIFTTIGTIISMIILLVIKSPIMVLPGFVPLFFSGGPIGVVANKYGGIKSIIVCSILLGMIQTFGTVWAIKLMAYPSGVGWSGMFDFATVWPLITEGIKLIGSFIN